A genomic stretch from Chitinophaga lutea includes:
- the ccoN gene encoding cytochrome-c oxidase, cbb3-type subunit I, with translation MSLEKFSYDNRTVKWFAYATMFWGLIGMLAGLWAATALVYPDLNLGYAPTTFGRLRPVHTNAVIFAFVGNGIFMGVYYSLQRLCKARMFSDLLSKIHFWGWQAIIAGGALTLFMGFTTGKEYAELEWPFDIAITLIWVVFGANMLGTILRRRVSHLYVAIWFYIGTWVAVAMLHIINSFEMPLSLFKSYSWYAGVQDALVQWWYGHNAVAFFLTTPYLGLMYYFIPKAANRPVYSYRWSIIHFWALIFIYIWAGPHHLLYTALPEWAQSLGTVFSIMLIAPSWGGMLNGLLTLRGAWDRVREDAILKFFVVALTCYGMSTFEGPMLSLKNVNAISHYTDWTIAHVHVGALGWNGFLTFGILYWMIPRIFSTQLYSRKWANTHFWIGTLGIILYVIPLYWAAFTQSMMWKQFTEEGTLKFQFLETVTTIVPMYALRALGGLLYVGGLVLMIVNLAKTIRRGSFVANEAAEAPPLAKVTATYGTSHWHNWIERRPVQMTIFSLIVVGIGGILELVPTFLVRSNVPTISSVRPYTPLELHGRDIYIREGCYTCHSQMIRPFRDEVARYGDYSKAGEFVYDHPFQWGSKRTGPDLARLGGKYPDSWHYNHMLDPTSMSPGSIMPAYPWLFDNKVDKAATPAMINVMRKLGVPYPDGYETQSKADLDKQAGQIADRLKKDKLEIPADREIVALIAYLQRMGTDIKVAEAKNN, from the coding sequence ATGTCTCTCGAAAAATTCTCGTACGACAACCGCACCGTTAAATGGTTTGCCTACGCCACCATGTTCTGGGGGCTCATCGGCATGCTGGCGGGCTTGTGGGCGGCCACTGCCCTTGTTTATCCCGACCTGAACCTGGGTTACGCGCCCACTACTTTCGGCCGGTTGCGGCCCGTGCACACCAACGCCGTGATTTTCGCCTTTGTGGGCAACGGTATTTTTATGGGGGTGTATTATTCCTTGCAGCGCCTTTGTAAAGCGCGCATGTTCAGCGACCTGCTGAGCAAAATCCATTTCTGGGGCTGGCAGGCCATCATCGCCGGCGGCGCCCTCACATTGTTCATGGGTTTCACCACCGGCAAGGAATACGCCGAGCTGGAGTGGCCTTTCGACATCGCCATCACGCTCATCTGGGTGGTATTCGGCGCCAACATGCTGGGCACCATCCTCCGCCGCCGCGTATCCCACCTGTATGTGGCCATCTGGTTCTACATCGGTACCTGGGTGGCGGTAGCCATGCTGCACATCATCAACTCTTTTGAAATGCCCCTTTCGCTGTTCAAAAGTTATTCCTGGTACGCCGGCGTGCAGGATGCGCTGGTGCAGTGGTGGTATGGGCATAATGCCGTCGCGTTTTTCCTGACCACGCCTTACCTCGGGCTGATGTACTATTTTATTCCCAAAGCGGCCAACCGCCCGGTGTATTCCTACCGCTGGTCGATCATCCACTTCTGGGCCCTGATTTTCATCTATATCTGGGCGGGGCCGCACCACCTGCTCTATACCGCTTTGCCGGAATGGGCGCAATCGCTCGGCACGGTGTTTTCCATCATGCTCATCGCGCCTTCCTGGGGCGGTATGCTCAACGGCCTGCTGACGCTCCGCGGCGCCTGGGACCGGGTGCGCGAAGACGCCATCCTCAAGTTCTTTGTAGTGGCCCTTACCTGTTATGGTATGTCCACTTTCGAAGGGCCGATGCTGTCGCTGAAAAACGTGAACGCCATCAGTCACTATACCGACTGGACCATCGCACACGTGCATGTGGGCGCACTGGGCTGGAACGGTTTCCTCACCTTCGGCATCCTCTACTGGATGATCCCGCGCATCTTCTCCACGCAGCTCTACTCCCGCAAATGGGCCAACACCCACTTCTGGATCGGGACGCTGGGCATTATCCTGTATGTAATTCCCCTGTACTGGGCCGCATTTACGCAGAGCATGATGTGGAAACAATTCACCGAAGAAGGCACGCTGAAATTCCAGTTCCTCGAAACTGTCACCACCATCGTTCCGATGTACGCGCTGCGTGCTTTGGGCGGGTTATTGTATGTCGGCGGCCTGGTGCTCATGATCGTGAACCTCGCCAAAACCATCCGCCGCGGTTCCTTCGTGGCCAACGAAGCTGCCGAAGCGCCGCCGCTGGCCAAAGTAACGGCCACCTACGGCACATCGCACTGGCATAACTGGATCGAGCGCCGCCCCGTACAGATGACCATCTTCAGCCTGATCGTGGTCGGCATCGGCGGCATCCTCGAACTGGTGCCCACCTTCCTGGTGCGCAGCAATGTGCCCACCATCAGCAGCGTACGGCCTTATACACCGCTGGAACTGCATGGCCGCGACATCTACATCCGAGAGGGCTGCTACACCTGCCACTCCCAGATGATACGCCCCTTCCGCGACGAAGTGGCCCGTTACGGCGACTATTCCAAAGCCGGTGAGTTTGTGTACGACCACCCGTTCCAGTGGGGTTCCAAACGCACCGGGCCCGACCTGGCGAGGCTCGGCGGCAAGTACCCGGACTCCTGGCACTATAATCACATGCTCGACCCGACGTCCATGTCGCCCGGCTCCATTATGCCCGCGTATCCCTGGCTGTTCGACAATAAAGTAGACAAAGCCGCCACCCCGGCGATGATCAACGTGATGCGCAAGCTGGGGGTGCCGTATCCGGATGGATATGAAACGCAGTCGAAAGCCGACCTCGACAAACAGGCCGGGCAGATTGCCGACCGCTTGAAAAAAGACAAGCTCGAAATCCCCGCCGACCGTGAGATCGTAGCGCTGATCGCCTACCTGCAAAGAATGGGAACAGACATCAAAGTAGCCGAAGCAAAAAATAACTAA
- a CDS encoding CcoQ/FixQ family Cbb3-type cytochrome c oxidase assembly chaperone produces the protein MKFIKYLESISGVSIYPMASLLIFSVFFLLAAFWALKADKRMMDSISHIPLDNDEPKNQ, from the coding sequence ATGAAATTCATCAAATATCTCGAAAGCATTTCCGGCGTAAGCATTTACCCGATGGCTTCGCTGTTGATCTTCTCCGTGTTTTTCCTGCTGGCGGCGTTTTGGGCGCTGAAGGCGGACAAACGTATGATGGACAGCATCAGTCATATTCCCTTAGACAACGATGAACCTAAAAATCAATAA
- a CDS encoding cbb3-type cytochrome c oxidase N-terminal domain-containing protein, giving the protein MLTSSILLQAPPSPFAGLNHPVALMLLCIAVGLLIAIGVLAYTVIGAMDIYRERMKKIPAVLLLIVAGSLLTQGARAQEAAEETAKAVKTNLVSGLADSSLYLLISVIGVELLVIMMLLYALRVLAGIQRTRKPKAATAKRRINWLEKLNKTKSVDAESEADVDMGHDYDGIRELNNPTPPWWRYGFYFSLVFAVVYLWRYHVAQSAPLQLEELAIAQAKAAEEKAAYLANAANNIDENNVKLLTDAADIADGKKAFITSCAPCHGPEAQGVVGPNLTDAFWLHGGSVKDIFSTIKYGVPEKGMKSWKDDFSPKQLAQLTAYIKSVQGSNPPNPKAKEGIEYKEE; this is encoded by the coding sequence ATGTTGACTAGTTCTATATTACTACAGGCGCCCCCCAGCCCTTTTGCGGGCCTCAACCACCCCGTGGCCCTCATGCTGCTCTGCATCGCCGTGGGGCTGCTCATCGCCATCGGCGTGCTGGCCTATACCGTGATCGGCGCCATGGACATTTACCGCGAAAGAATGAAAAAAATCCCGGCCGTGCTGCTGCTCATCGTGGCCGGCTCACTGCTCACGCAGGGCGCCCGCGCGCAGGAAGCGGCGGAAGAAACCGCGAAGGCCGTCAAAACCAATCTCGTCAGCGGCCTGGCGGATTCCAGTTTGTACTTGCTGATATCGGTGATCGGCGTGGAACTGCTTGTGATCATGATGCTGCTGTACGCCCTCCGCGTGCTGGCCGGCATTCAGCGAACGCGCAAGCCTAAAGCCGCTACCGCCAAACGCCGCATCAACTGGCTCGAAAAACTGAACAAAACAAAAAGCGTTGACGCCGAAAGTGAAGCGGATGTGGACATGGGCCACGATTACGACGGTATCCGCGAACTGAACAATCCCACCCCGCCGTGGTGGCGCTACGGGTTTTATTTCTCCCTCGTGTTCGCCGTGGTGTACCTCTGGCGCTATCACGTAGCCCAGAGCGCTCCGCTGCAGCTCGAAGAACTGGCGATCGCACAGGCCAAAGCCGCGGAAGAAAAAGCCGCTTACCTCGCCAACGCCGCAAACAACATCGACGAAAACAATGTGAAGCTGCTCACCGATGCGGCCGACATCGCCGACGGTAAAAAAGCGTTCATCACCAGCTGCGCACCCTGCCATGGCCCCGAAGCACAGGGCGTTGTGGGCCCCAACCTCACCGACGCATTCTGGCTCCATGGCGGCAGCGTGAAGGATATTTTCTCCACCATCAAATACGGCGTGCCGGAGAAAGGAATGAAGTCGTGGAAGGACGATTTTTCACCCAAACAGCTGGCGCAGCTCACGGCGTATATCAAATCCGTACAGGGCTCCAATCCGCCCAACCCGAAAGCAAAAGAAGGTATCGAATATAAAGAAGAATAA
- a CDS encoding 4Fe-4S dicluster domain-containing protein, whose translation MMEAEEVFRDRLATVNEQGKRNWIYAKRPKGRLYNIRSIVSWCFFIAFFSLPFVQINGRPLFLFDVTESRFILFGAVFWPQDFFIFGLAMVAFILFIILFTMAFGRLFCGWVCPQTVFMEMLFRKIEYWVEGDAPAQRLLNNGPWNGEKIRKKAVKHALFFALSVIIANTFLSYIIGVKELQAIVTAPVSEHPGGFAAMIIFSGVFYSVFAFFREQICTTICPYGRLQSVLLDKNSVVVAYDYVRGEPRGKFKKKKETEKDNCNCIDCGDCKKKEPAPVLGDCIDCFQCVHVCPTGIDIRNGTQLECINCTACMDACDFMMEKTGRAKGLIRYASENGIAEKKPLRFTARMKTYTTVLLLITGAITFLLISRKPVSGTIIRTAGMLYQERGKDSISNLYRIKLVNKTVADVPLTLRLEESGGKVELVGHSPIHIKAEGQGEGTFFVVLPRSAIEKRKTTLTIGLYEGERRLEQKQTTFLGPASR comes from the coding sequence ATGATGGAAGCAGAAGAAGTTTTCAGAGACAGACTGGCTACAGTGAACGAACAGGGCAAACGTAACTGGATCTATGCCAAACGCCCGAAAGGCAGGCTCTACAACATCAGGAGCATCGTCAGCTGGTGTTTCTTCATAGCGTTTTTCAGCCTGCCGTTTGTGCAAATAAACGGCAGGCCCCTGTTTTTGTTCGACGTTACCGAAAGCCGGTTTATCCTGTTCGGCGCAGTGTTCTGGCCGCAGGATTTCTTCATTTTCGGGCTGGCGATGGTGGCTTTCATCCTGTTCATCATTCTCTTCACCATGGCCTTCGGCCGGCTCTTCTGCGGCTGGGTATGCCCCCAGACGGTTTTTATGGAAATGCTCTTCCGGAAAATAGAGTACTGGGTGGAAGGCGACGCGCCCGCGCAGCGCCTGCTGAACAACGGCCCCTGGAACGGGGAAAAGATCAGGAAAAAGGCCGTCAAACACGCCCTCTTCTTTGCTTTGTCCGTCATCATCGCCAATACATTCCTCTCGTACATCATCGGGGTGAAAGAATTACAGGCCATCGTGACCGCCCCTGTTTCCGAGCATCCCGGCGGCTTTGCGGCCATGATCATTTTTTCGGGCGTGTTCTACAGCGTGTTCGCCTTCTTCCGCGAACAGATATGTACCACGATATGCCCTTACGGCCGCCTGCAAAGCGTGCTGCTCGACAAAAACTCCGTGGTGGTGGCCTACGATTATGTGCGGGGCGAACCGAGGGGAAAATTCAAAAAGAAAAAAGAAACGGAGAAAGACAACTGCAACTGCATCGACTGCGGCGACTGCAAGAAAAAAGAGCCGGCACCGGTGCTGGGCGATTGCATCGACTGCTTCCAGTGCGTGCATGTATGCCCCACCGGCATCGACATCCGCAACGGTACCCAGCTGGAGTGCATCAATTGCACCGCCTGTATGGATGCCTGTGATTTTATGATGGAAAAAACCGGCCGCGCCAAAGGCCTGATCCGCTACGCCTCTGAAAATGGCATCGCGGAGAAAAAGCCGCTCCGTTTCACCGCAAGGATGAAAACATATACAACTGTGCTGCTGCTCATCACAGGCGCCATCACCTTCCTGCTTATCAGCCGCAAACCCGTCAGCGGCACCATTATCCGGACGGCGGGCATGCTCTACCAGGAACGGGGCAAAGACAGCATCAGCAACCTTTACCGGATCAAACTGGTGAACAAAACCGTAGCCGACGTGCCGCTGACGCTCAGGCTCGAGGAAAGCGGCGGCAAGGTGGAACTGGTGGGTCATTCACCGATCCATATCAAAGCCGAAGGCCAGGGCGAAGGCACTTTCTTTGTGGTACTGCCGCGCAGCGCCATCGAAAAAAGAAAAACGACCCTCACCATCGGCCTGTACGAAGGCGAGCGGCGGCTCGAACAAAAACAAACCACATTCCTCGGCCCCGCAAGCCGGTAA
- a CDS encoding FixH family protein, translated as MNWGHKITIVFILFAAGMLTLVTKSMRTRIDMASDNYYAAELKHQQTMDATSNANRLLTPVRITQHDEVLEIVLPAEMREQQLTGEIHFYRPSDARKDFKMPLTPDVEGRIFVGRQRFSKGRYSIKMQWEAGGKPYYQETQYYIQ; from the coding sequence ATGAACTGGGGACATAAAATCACGATCGTCTTTATCCTGTTTGCTGCAGGTATGCTCACGCTGGTGACCAAAAGCATGCGCACCCGCATCGACATGGCCAGTGACAATTACTACGCCGCGGAACTGAAGCACCAGCAAACGATGGACGCCACTTCCAACGCCAACCGCCTCCTTACGCCCGTGCGCATCACCCAGCACGATGAAGTGCTGGAGATTGTGCTGCCGGCGGAAATGCGGGAGCAGCAGCTGACCGGAGAGATCCACTTCTACCGCCCTTCCGACGCACGGAAAGATTTTAAGATGCCGCTCACACCGGATGTGGAGGGCCGGATATTCGTAGGCCGCCAGCGTTTCAGCAAAGGCCGCTACAGTATTAAAATGCAGTGGGAAGCGGGTGGTAAACCTTATTACCAGGAAACACAATATTACATCCAATGA
- a CDS encoding sulfite exporter TauE/SafE family protein, with protein MIAALLLGFLGSFHCIGMCGPIALTLPVQHLRGAKKMAGILLYNAGRVTTYMLMGLVFGWLGQQFYIGGLQQWLSVALGILLLAGMFFYRFIPFPQLQFVKKALGQLLSKQRFSTLYAIGFLNGLLPCGLVYLGVAGALAAGSIWKGMLFMGIFGAGTLPAMMAVTWFSQLISIPVRQRIRQLIPVAVGVMAVLLILRGMNLGIPYISPVMQPAEINCCHKPS; from the coding sequence ATGATAGCGGCATTATTACTCGGCTTCCTCGGCAGCTTCCACTGCATCGGCATGTGCGGCCCCATTGCGCTCACGCTGCCGGTGCAGCACCTGCGGGGCGCTAAAAAAATGGCCGGTATCCTGCTGTATAACGCCGGGCGCGTAACCACTTACATGCTGATGGGGCTCGTATTCGGATGGCTGGGGCAGCAGTTTTACATCGGCGGGCTGCAGCAGTGGCTATCGGTGGCGCTGGGCATCCTGCTGCTGGCGGGCATGTTCTTTTACCGGTTTATTCCATTCCCGCAATTACAGTTCGTAAAAAAAGCGCTGGGGCAATTGTTATCGAAGCAGCGGTTCAGCACCCTGTATGCGATCGGCTTCCTGAACGGCCTGCTCCCCTGCGGCCTCGTATACCTCGGCGTTGCGGGCGCACTGGCGGCTGGCAGCATCTGGAAAGGCATGCTGTTCATGGGCATCTTCGGCGCCGGCACCCTGCCGGCCATGATGGCCGTCACCTGGTTCAGCCAGCTCATCAGCATTCCCGTTCGCCAGCGCATCCGGCAGCTGATACCCGTGGCGGTGGGCGTGATGGCGGTGCTGCTCATCCTCCGCGGCATGAACCTCGGTATTCCGTATATCAGCCCCGTCATGCAACCCGCTGAAATCAATTGTTGTCATAAACCTTCATAA
- the hemN gene encoding oxygen-independent coproporphyrinogen III oxidase, with translation MDLITKYNIPAPRYTSYPTVPFWNNRSGWESSLQQNSAEPLSLYIHLPFCERLCTYCSCNKYITVNHEHEAPYMAAVLREWDLYLQQFGARPKLRELHLGGGTPTFFSPQNLRYLVESILHHCDVLPDAAFAFEGHPNNTSYEHLQTLYQLGFRRVSFGIQDFDLSVQTIINRIQPFKNVEKVVRDARAIGYTSINFDLIYGLPLQTPKSIRETITKVMLLSPDRISFYSYAHVPWVKGNGQRLFTENDLPKPAVKRGLYELGCAMLKEYAYEEIGMDHFALPDDELCLARRNGTLHRNFMGYTITRTTRLLGLGVSAISDHGSAYTQNEKNLSAYLQALEEGRLPVARAHVQDDEDLRLGHHIRELMCNFETRCNPSPDILEHLQEPLHDGLVEIAEGRVAVTEKGKPYIRNICMAFDAYLWKNSPNTRVFSGAI, from the coding sequence ATGGACCTCATCACAAAATACAACATACCTGCACCGAGATATACGAGTTACCCCACCGTACCCTTCTGGAACAACCGTTCCGGCTGGGAAAGCAGCCTGCAGCAGAACAGTGCGGAGCCCCTCAGTCTCTATATCCATCTGCCGTTCTGCGAAAGGCTGTGCACTTACTGCAGCTGCAATAAATACATCACCGTCAACCACGAACACGAAGCGCCGTACATGGCGGCCGTGCTCCGCGAATGGGATCTTTACCTGCAACAGTTCGGCGCGCGGCCGAAGCTGCGCGAGCTCCACCTCGGCGGCGGCACACCCACTTTTTTCAGCCCGCAGAATCTCCGTTACCTCGTCGAATCCATCCTGCATCACTGCGACGTACTCCCGGATGCGGCCTTCGCATTTGAAGGCCATCCTAACAACACCAGTTACGAGCACCTGCAAACGTTGTATCAGCTGGGTTTCAGAAGGGTGAGCTTCGGCATCCAGGATTTCGACCTGTCTGTACAGACCATCATCAACCGCATCCAGCCGTTTAAGAACGTGGAAAAGGTGGTGAGAGACGCCCGGGCGATCGGTTACACCTCCATCAACTTCGACCTGATCTACGGTCTGCCCCTGCAAACGCCGAAGAGCATCCGCGAAACCATTACCAAAGTGATGCTGCTGTCACCCGACCGGATTTCGTTCTACAGCTACGCGCACGTGCCCTGGGTGAAAGGCAACGGCCAGCGCCTGTTCACGGAAAATGACCTGCCGAAACCGGCGGTGAAGCGCGGATTGTACGAACTGGGCTGCGCCATGCTAAAGGAATATGCTTATGAGGAAATCGGTATGGACCATTTTGCCCTGCCTGATGATGAGCTATGCCTGGCGCGGCGCAACGGCACCCTGCACCGCAACTTCATGGGTTACACCATCACCCGCACCACCCGCCTGCTGGGTCTGGGCGTGTCCGCCATCAGCGACCACGGCAGCGCTTACACGCAAAATGAAAAGAACCTTTCGGCTTATCTGCAGGCCCTCGAAGAAGGGCGGCTGCCCGTGGCCCGTGCGCATGTGCAGGACGATGAAGACCTTCGCCTCGGCCACCACATCCGCGAACTGATGTGCAACTTCGAAACCCGCTGCAACCCTTCTCCCGATATTCTCGAGCATCTGCAGGAGCCCCTGCACGACGGCCTCGTGGAAATTGCGGAAGGCCGGGTAGCGGTGACTGAAAAAGGAAAGCCATACATACGGAACATATGTATGGCCTTCGATGCGTATCTGTGGAAAAACTCGCCGAACACGCGGGTGTTCAGCGGCGCCATCTGA
- a CDS encoding AraC family transcriptional regulator — MENTTLHIKNMVCPRCIKAVRQVLEQQGLDVADVGLGKAMLKSKPDGPQTEAIAKALEAEGFLLLDDRRHQLVESIKNIVVETVHYGELDELNENFSTLLAQRLQKDYHQLSKLFSEVENTTIEQYIIHQKIERVKELLLYGELTLSEISYKLGYSSVAHLSGQFKKVTGLTPSQFKQLKEGMRKPLDKI; from the coding sequence ATGGAGAACACCACTTTACATATCAAAAACATGGTTTGCCCGCGGTGCATCAAAGCGGTGCGCCAGGTATTGGAGCAGCAGGGGCTGGATGTAGCGGATGTAGGCCTGGGCAAGGCTATGCTGAAAAGCAAACCCGACGGGCCCCAAACGGAAGCCATCGCCAAAGCGCTGGAAGCGGAAGGGTTTCTGCTGCTCGACGACCGCCGGCATCAGCTGGTGGAAAGCATTAAAAATATCGTGGTGGAAACGGTGCATTACGGGGAGCTCGACGAACTGAACGAGAATTTCTCCACTCTGCTGGCGCAGCGCCTGCAGAAAGACTATCATCAGCTCAGTAAACTGTTTTCGGAAGTGGAGAACACCACCATCGAACAATACATCATTCACCAGAAAATCGAACGGGTGAAGGAACTGCTTCTGTACGGGGAACTGACGCTCAGTGAGATTTCTTACAAACTGGGCTACAGCAGTGTGGCGCATTTGTCCGGGCAGTTCAAGAAAGTGACGGGGCTTACCCCCAGCCAGTTCAAACAACTGAAAGAAGGCATGCGCAAGCCGCTCGACAAAATATGA
- a CDS encoding transporter family protein, producing the protein MRKFFMLLAMICTGMAAGAQELYVNTEPASNMPANSLGIRVTNKLFPMDHADYTGYRMSPEVMLGLSKKLMVHASGYFSNMMQRQFEFEGASVYAKYRFLSKDDVHSHFRMAAFVKGALINNPYYPVMGAGHNHNAKPYFNEELDLEGSSSGVSGGVIATQLLHKLALSGTLGYDRYFKNVKDDMPLFFSKNALNYSLSAGYLLLPRTYKSYKQTNLNLYVELLGKSNLDQYRRKHYVDVAPAIQFIFNSTTRIDLSYRTQLFGDMERNMTTTYLVRLEHNIFNIRKK; encoded by the coding sequence ATGAGAAAATTTTTTATGCTGCTGGCGATGATCTGCACCGGCATGGCCGCTGGGGCCCAGGAGCTGTACGTGAATACAGAGCCGGCCAGCAATATGCCGGCCAATTCGCTGGGCATCCGCGTCACGAACAAACTGTTCCCGATGGACCATGCGGATTATACCGGCTACCGGATGTCGCCGGAAGTTATGCTGGGCCTCTCCAAAAAGCTCATGGTGCATGCCTCCGGGTATTTTTCCAATATGATGCAGCGGCAGTTCGAGTTTGAAGGGGCCAGTGTGTACGCCAAATACCGCTTTCTGTCGAAAGACGATGTCCATTCCCACTTCCGGATGGCCGCCTTCGTCAAAGGGGCGCTCATCAATAACCCGTACTACCCGGTCATGGGAGCGGGGCACAATCATAACGCGAAACCTTACTTCAACGAAGAGCTTGACCTCGAGGGCAGCAGTTCCGGCGTCAGCGGCGGCGTGATCGCCACGCAGCTGCTGCATAAACTGGCCCTGTCCGGCACGCTGGGATACGACCGGTATTTCAAAAACGTGAAAGACGACATGCCGCTGTTCTTCTCCAAAAACGCGCTGAACTACAGCCTCTCCGCGGGCTACCTGCTGCTGCCGCGCACGTACAAAAGCTACAAACAGACGAACCTGAACCTGTACGTGGAACTCCTGGGCAAATCGAACCTCGACCAGTACCGCCGCAAACATTATGTAGACGTGGCGCCGGCGATCCAGTTCATTTTCAACAGCACCACGCGCATTGATCTCAGTTACCGCACCCAGCTCTTCGGCGATATGGAGCGGAACATGACCACCACCTACCTGGTGCGGCTCGAACATAACATCTTCAACATCAGAAAAAAATAG
- a CDS encoding heavy-metal-associated domain-containing protein, translating into MKFLLIAIALIGTQFTASAQYKKASLQAAGLTCAMCSNATFKALKTLPFVDKIDTDLNNTTFVLHFKPNAAVNLDQIRSKVEGAGFSVAKLTVTANFDKTKVENDAHIAFGGQTLHFLDVKPQVLQGERDITVVDKDFVSAKTFKKYKAQTQMACYETGTMAACCKPGSGTASKRVYHVTI; encoded by the coding sequence ATGAAATTTCTTTTGATAGCCATCGCGCTGATCGGTACACAGTTCACCGCTTCAGCTCAATATAAAAAAGCCTCCCTGCAGGCCGCCGGCCTTACCTGCGCCATGTGCTCCAACGCCACCTTCAAAGCGCTGAAAACACTGCCGTTCGTAGACAAGATCGACACCGATCTCAACAATACCACCTTTGTACTCCATTTCAAACCGAATGCCGCCGTGAACCTCGACCAGATCCGCAGCAAAGTGGAAGGCGCCGGTTTTTCGGTTGCCAAACTGACGGTGACCGCCAACTTCGATAAAACGAAGGTGGAAAACGATGCGCACATCGCATTCGGCGGGCAAACACTGCATTTCCTCGATGTGAAGCCGCAGGTATTGCAGGGCGAAAGGGACATCACGGTGGTGGACAAGGATTTTGTGTCCGCCAAAACCTTCAAAAAATACAAGGCCCAGACCCAAATGGCCTGCTACGAAACCGGCACCATGGCAGCCTGTTGCAAACCGGGCTCCGGCACGGCCAGTAAAAGAGTTTATCACGTTACCATTTAA
- a CDS encoding HYC_CC_PP family protein, giving the protein MKKLITICIAILYTLITSGFSVNVHYCMGELASVDLHDSHDEACGKCGMSVKGDCCKDEAKFLKLDNTHQAAKAFAGLTNTAITLPVALQPQWLQRVYAAPVQNTWAPLHAPPLIPATPLYVHHCIFLV; this is encoded by the coding sequence ATGAAGAAACTCATAACCATATGTATTGCAATTCTTTACACGCTGATAACCAGTGGGTTCAGTGTGAATGTGCATTATTGTATGGGGGAGCTGGCGTCGGTAGACCTGCACGATTCCCACGACGAAGCCTGCGGTAAATGCGGCATGTCGGTGAAAGGGGATTGCTGTAAAGATGAAGCCAAATTCCTGAAGCTCGATAATACCCATCAGGCCGCCAAAGCCTTTGCCGGCCTCACCAACACGGCCATCACCCTACCGGTGGCCCTGCAGCCCCAGTGGTTGCAGCGGGTCTATGCCGCTCCCGTTCAAAATACCTGGGCGCCGCTGCATGCGCCGCCTTTAATACCGGCTACTCCACTCTACGTGCATCATTGTATTTTCCTGGTGTGA
- a CDS encoding secondary thiamine-phosphate synthase enzyme YjbQ, with translation MKIFQSSLQLPPKKRGFHLVTADVLHALPQLRELKTGICQVFIQHTSASLTINENADPTVRKDFETYFSKVAPENDPDYVHNDEGPDDMPAHLKASLLGCSVTIPVHNGRLALGTWQGIYLCEHRNYGGGRRLVITAWGEEG, from the coding sequence ATGAAAATATTCCAGTCATCACTGCAACTGCCGCCTAAAAAAAGAGGCTTCCATCTGGTCACTGCGGACGTATTGCACGCGCTGCCGCAGCTGCGCGAATTAAAAACGGGCATCTGCCAGGTTTTCATCCAGCATACCTCCGCGTCGCTCACCATTAACGAAAACGCCGACCCCACGGTACGGAAAGATTTTGAGACCTACTTCAGCAAAGTGGCGCCGGAAAATGATCCGGATTATGTGCACAACGATGAGGGGCCGGACGATATGCCGGCGCACCTGAAGGCGTCTTTGCTGGGCTGCTCCGTTACCATTCCCGTGCACAACGGCCGGCTGGCCCTGGGCACCTGGCAGGGCATTTATTTATGCGAGCACCGCAATTATGGCGGCGGCCGCAGGCTGGTGATCACGGCGTGGGGGGAAGAGGGTTGA